The genomic region GGGGAGCAGGCTTGATCGAGATCGAGCACGTCCTGGTAGTCGGCGGCATCCTGTTCAGCATCGGGCTCTATGTCGCGCTGTCGCGGCGGAACGCCGTCGGAGTGCTCATGGGCGTCGAGCTCATGCTGAACTCCGTGAACGTGAACCTCATTGGCTTCGCCAGGCTGGCGGAGTCGCCAACGCCGATCACGGGGCAGGTGTTCTCGGTCTTCGTGATTACGGTCGCGGCCGCCGAGGCTGCGGTTGCGCTGGCGTTGGCCGTCTCGGTCTACCGATACCGCCAGTCGATCGATGTCGACAAGCTGGACCTGCTGAAGTGGTGAGCCGGCATGTGGACTAAGCTCATCGAGGTCAAGAACGGCTACGTGGCCAAGGTCTGGAAGGACCTGTATGACGCCGAAGGCGTGGCCGTCCGCATCGTGCCGCCGCTGACCGCCGCGTACTCCTGGTCGGCGCCACGGGAGATCTGGGTCCCGGACTCGAAGACGCACGTGGCCGCTGAGATCCTGAGGAAGGTCTGATGCTGGACCAGATCAAGGAGGAGGCGGTCTGGGCAATCTTCTTCGCGCCCGTCGTCTCCTTCGTCCTCATCGTCGCAATCCAGAAGTCGCAGCAGAGGCTGTGCGGCTACGTCGGAATACTAGCCGTCGCCGTTTCGCTGGTGCTGTCTCTGTGGACGCTGGACAGCGCCTTCCAGGCCGACGGCCACCGCTTCGCCTTCCCGAGCCACGAGTGGCTGGCCTTCGCTGACCTGCGCATCAACATGGGCCTGAATGTCGACGGCCTGACCGCGGTGATGCTGGTCGTTGTGAGCTCGGTGTCGTTCCTGGTGCAGTTCTACTCGCAGGGGTACATGGCTGGCGACGGAGGTTACTGGCGTTACTACGCTTACCTCTCGCTCTTCACCGCGTCGATGCTCGGGTTGGTCCTCATGGACAACCTGATCGGCATTTACGTGTTCTGGGAGATGGTCGGTCTGTGCTCCTTCCTGCTCATCGGTTTCTGGTTCCACAAGCCGGAGGCCGCCGCCGCGGCCAAGAAGGCGTTCCTCGTCACCCGGGCCGGCGACCTCGGCTTTCTGCTCGCCATCCTGCTGATTTTTGCCCACACGGGCACCTTCGACGTGCGCGAGATCCACGAGCTCGCGATCGCGGGCCAGATCGGGAGCACGGCGCTGACCTTCTTCGCCCTGGGCATCTTCGCGGGCGCTGCCGGTAAGTCCGCCCAGGTGCCGTTCCACGTGTGGTTGCCGGACGCGATGGAGGGCCCGACGCCCGTCAGCGCCCTGATCCACGCCGCGACGATGGTCGCCGCGGGCGTGTACCTGGTGGCGCGCATGTTCCCGGTGTTTCACGAGAGCGCCGACGCCATGGCCGTCGTGGGCGCCATCGGCGGCGTGACGGCGATTAGCGCCGCGCTGCTGGGCATTGTGATGACGGACATCAAGCGCGTCCTGGCGTATTCGACGATCAGTCAGCTCGGCTACATGATGCTCGCCCTCGGCGTGGGTGGGTACGTGGCGGCGATCTTTCACCTGTTCACGCATGCCTTCTTCAAAGCGTTGCTCTTCCTCGGCTCAGGCAGCGTGAACCACGCGACGAACACCTTCGATATGCGCCTCATGGGCGGTCTGCGGTCGAAAATGCCCGTGACCTTCTGGACGTTCGTGATCGGCAGTCTGAGCCTGGCCGGCATCTTTCCGCTTGCGGGCTTCTGGAGCAAGGACGAGATCCTTACCGACGCCTGGCATAACGAACGCTACCTGTTCGTGATCGCGCTCATCACGGCCGGCCTTACTGCCTTCTACATGTTCCGGGCGATCTTCATGACCTTCGGGGGCGAGTACCGCGGCGGCGCTCAGCCCGAGCACGGCTCCCACGACGCCCACCACGGCGAGCCGCACGAGTCGCCGCCGGTAATGGCCTTGCCGCTCATGATCCTGGCAGTGCCGGCGACGGTCATCGGCCTGGCCAACACGCCGGACTGGCTCTTCGGCCACCAGATCGGGGACCTGCTGCACGGGGCGCTGCCGCCAGAGGTGGAGCTGCACGCGGCCGAATTCGAAGTGGGCATAGCAGCGGCGTCTACGCTGGTGGCGCTGGCGGGCATCGGCCTGGCGTGGGCGATCTACAGCGCGAAGCTGATCTCGGCGGACGGCCTGCGAGAGTTCTTCGGGCCCTTCCACCGCGATCTGGTGAACAAGTACTACCTCGACTTCCTGTACGAGAAAGTGATCGTCGGCTTTCTCTTCTACCAGGTGATAGGCGGCGCGCTGAGCTGGTTCGATACCCACATCGTGGACGGCGCCGTTAATGGCGCCGGCAGGGTGATCCGCGGCATTGGCGGCGCCGTGCGCTACCTGCAGAGCGGGCAGTTTCAGGCGTACGGCACCATTGGCTTCGCCGGCGTGTTGTTTACCGTAATCGTGGTCCTGGTGCTGAACCCGCCATGAAGCTGAGACTCTGGCCTCCGCGATTCGGGCGCGCTGCCGCGCGCGAAGAGGT from Dehalococcoidia bacterium harbors:
- the nuoK gene encoding NADH-quinone oxidoreductase subunit NuoK, which codes for MIEIEHVLVVGGILFSIGLYVALSRRNAVGVLMGVELMLNSVNVNLIGFARLAESPTPITGQVFSVFVITVAAAEAAVALALAVSVYRYRQSIDVDKLDLLKW
- the nuoL gene encoding NADH-quinone oxidoreductase subunit L; this encodes MLDQIKEEAVWAIFFAPVVSFVLIVAIQKSQQRLCGYVGILAVAVSLVLSLWTLDSAFQADGHRFAFPSHEWLAFADLRINMGLNVDGLTAVMLVVVSSVSFLVQFYSQGYMAGDGGYWRYYAYLSLFTASMLGLVLMDNLIGIYVFWEMVGLCSFLLIGFWFHKPEAAAAAKKAFLVTRAGDLGFLLAILLIFAHTGTFDVREIHELAIAGQIGSTALTFFALGIFAGAAGKSAQVPFHVWLPDAMEGPTPVSALIHAATMVAAGVYLVARMFPVFHESADAMAVVGAIGGVTAISAALLGIVMTDIKRVLAYSTISQLGYMMLALGVGGYVAAIFHLFTHAFFKALLFLGSGSVNHATNTFDMRLMGGLRSKMPVTFWTFVIGSLSLAGIFPLAGFWSKDEILTDAWHNERYLFVIALITAGLTAFYMFRAIFMTFGGEYRGGAQPEHGSHDAHHGEPHESPPVMALPLMILAVPATVIGLANTPDWLFGHQIGDLLHGALPPEVELHAAEFEVGIAAASTLVALAGIGLAWAIYSAKLISADGLREFFGPFHRDLVNKYYLDFLYEKVIVGFLFYQVIGGALSWFDTHIVDGAVNGAGRVIRGIGGAVRYLQSGQFQAYGTIGFAGVLFTVIVVLVLNPP